A section of the Pseudanabaena mucicola str. Chao 1806 genome encodes:
- a CDS encoding cytochrome c oxidase subunit II encodes MKINNKLISIVVIIGLVIATSIWYGRDNGLLPVAAGDEAKLYDGLFNTILAIAVGFFLIVEGVLLYSIIKFRKRKGDETDGPAIHENLPLEIAWTAIPTIIVMWVAIYSFDVYTAMQGTQDLGSMAHGGMIHTVAHHTANHESGGIHIPKATIASSNSLNNEGNDGMMMAGVIPSEDTDVISINVSAMQFAWIFNYTDEIATAELHVPVGKKIRLNMNAVDVLHAFWVPQLRIKQDVIPGRETYLEFTPRVVGEYPVVCAELCGSYHGGMRTTMVIDTPEDYAKWLKEQQEIASNNPEEIVASRPASQMTEQEYLAGKVALMGMTSKK; translated from the coding sequence ATGAAAATAAACAATAAACTAATTTCCATCGTCGTTATCATTGGATTGGTCATTGCTACTAGTATTTGGTATGGTCGCGACAATGGTTTGCTTCCAGTTGCCGCAGGCGATGAAGCTAAACTATATGACGGCTTATTCAACACGATCCTTGCGATCGCAGTTGGATTTTTCCTCATCGTTGAGGGAGTCCTGCTATATTCGATCATAAAATTTCGGAAGCGCAAAGGCGATGAAACTGATGGTCCTGCAATTCACGAAAACTTACCTCTCGAAATAGCTTGGACAGCAATTCCCACGATAATTGTTATGTGGGTAGCTATTTACAGTTTCGATGTCTATACCGCTATGCAGGGTACTCAAGATTTAGGCAGCATGGCTCACGGTGGAATGATCCATACAGTCGCGCATCATACCGCCAATCATGAAAGTGGGGGGATACATATTCCTAAAGCAACAATAGCCTCCTCAAATTCTTTAAATAATGAGGGAAACGATGGCATGATGATGGCAGGTGTAATCCCTTCAGAAGATACTGATGTTATATCAATTAACGTTAGTGCTATGCAGTTTGCATGGATTTTTAACTACACCGATGAAATTGCTACTGCGGAACTACATGTTCCAGTCGGCAAAAAAATTCGCCTCAATATGAATGCTGTTGATGTCCTCCACGCATTTTGGGTTCCTCAACTACGCATCAAACAGGATGTCATTCCCGGACGTGAAACCTATCTAGAATTTACTCCTCGAGTCGTTGGCGAATATCCAGTCGTCTGTGCTGAGTTGTGCGGATCCTATCACGGTGGTATGCGTACCACGATGGTAATCGATACTCCTGAAGACTATGCCAAGTGGCTCAAAGAACAGCAAGAAATCGCTAGCAATAACCCTGAAGAGATCGTTGCCTCAAGACCCGCTTCGCAAATGACAGAGCAAGAATATCTTGCAGGCAAGGTCGCACTAATGGGCATGACAAGTAAAAAATAA
- a CDS encoding DUF5691 domain-containing protein gives MSESSILQTITATALIGTQRQAFTAISTNGNLGQLLANVDTSNQESALLSTVAIVTMYQQAGQLPITNHQLPITQPCELEDLPHCSNQTSYYLSLMLSGVHQQLLPELLDRLANLGLRVHETSLPSLLDLGKRQADLRESISKGLGKRGQWLAVQNPEWNYVATEDESVWETGSNAARLMWLTKLRLQEPNQARQLLESTWKQESASDRAAFLKVLGNGLSMADEPFLEALLDDRSKEVRRVTVDLLTCLPESRFCQRAITRVQDLVKLQREGNQSYFLIDLPETHTPEMLRDGIEPKSSDVQIGDRASWLLKILASTPLSFWSQHFTMSIEDLVKVANHSNNDHLILQGWIAAAQLTGNLVWLQALVESSEPELVNRIAGQPLADSLISHLILDAPQQAATIHLLRNSDLAFSNLFMSILFRNKKIWDEQVSAIILEVIISTLDRFITTTRLISNYWVISEFIRDVGKYIFPSLIPVAKEQAIAVSQRLQNLTLDSENKSEYRELEYMKTTLHKSIKQFVDLLQIRLEMLDSIVPATI, from the coding sequence ATGAGTGAGTCGTCAATCTTACAAACTATCACCGCAACCGCCCTGATCGGAACCCAGAGGCAAGCATTTACAGCCATTAGCACCAATGGGAATCTGGGGCAGCTACTAGCGAATGTTGATACTAGCAATCAAGAATCTGCATTGCTAAGTACTGTTGCGATCGTCACGATGTATCAACAAGCAGGACAATTACCAATCACCAATCACCAATTACCAATTACCCAACCCTGCGAATTAGAGGATCTACCCCATTGTAGCAATCAGACTAGTTACTATCTTTCTTTAATGCTCAGTGGTGTACATCAGCAATTATTGCCAGAACTACTGGATCGATTAGCCAATCTTGGACTCAGAGTTCATGAAACTAGCTTACCGAGCTTGCTGGATCTAGGCAAAAGGCAAGCGGATCTGCGTGAGTCGATCTCTAAGGGATTGGGTAAGCGTGGACAATGGTTGGCGGTGCAAAATCCTGAATGGAATTATGTGGCGACTGAGGATGAATCGGTATGGGAGACAGGTAGTAATGCGGCGAGGTTAATGTGGCTGACAAAATTACGTCTTCAAGAACCAAATCAAGCAAGGCAATTGCTAGAGTCCACATGGAAGCAGGAAAGTGCTAGCGATCGCGCGGCTTTTTTGAAAGTTCTTGGAAATGGATTAAGTATGGCGGATGAGCCTTTTTTGGAAGCATTGCTTGATGATCGCAGTAAAGAAGTGCGGCGCGTTACTGTGGATTTACTGACTTGTCTGCCTGAGTCGAGATTTTGTCAAAGAGCAATCACCAGAGTTCAGGATTTAGTCAAATTACAACGTGAAGGGAATCAGTCATATTTTTTGATTGATTTGCCTGAAACGCATACACCTGAGATGCTGAGAGATGGAATTGAGCCAAAAAGTAGTGATGTTCAAATAGGCGATCGCGCTTCGTGGTTATTGAAGATACTGGCATCAACACCGTTATCTTTTTGGTCTCAGCATTTCACCATGTCAATAGAGGATTTAGTGAAGGTGGCTAATCATTCAAATAACGATCACTTAATCCTCCAAGGATGGATTGCTGCGGCTCAGTTGACAGGGAATTTAGTTTGGTTGCAAGCTCTCGTCGAGTCTAGCGAACCAGAATTAGTTAATCGCATTGCTGGACAGCCTTTAGCCGATAGTCTCATCTCTCATCTTATTTTAGATGCTCCACAACAAGCTGCAACAATTCATTTGCTCAGAAATTCTGATTTAGCTTTTAGCAATCTTTTTATGTCGATTCTTTTTAGGAATAAAAAGATCTGGGATGAACAAGTAAGTGCGATCATTCTTGAAGTAATTATTTCTACTCTAGATCGATTTATTACAACTACTCGATTAATAAGTAATTATTGGGTTATCAGTGAATTTATTCGTGACGTGGGAAAATATATATTTCCATCATTAATTCCTGTGGCTAAGGAGCAAGCGATTGCTGTTAGTCAAAGGTTACAGAACCTTACTCTCGATTCTGAAAATAAAAGTGAATATAGGGAATTAGAGTATATGAAAACAACATTACATAAATCCATCAAGCAATTTGTCGATTTATTGCAAATCAGACTGGAAATGTTGGATTCAATCGTCCCTGCAACCATTTAA
- a CDS encoding TIGR03943 family putative permease subunit, which translates to MSSRSAPFLRIYTYWQKFLPWLESCAIAAWGITLTKLWLFEQLYLLIHPNYIPLTVIAGLGLLFVGGAEAWRVAKRRRSYTSNQQHVNLIKPSLSSSLLLIVAVIALFINPRPFTSEKAIHRGVIENIADARTIPKSFRASNRPEERTLVEWVRTISAYPEPDAYKGQKVKISGFVVHSPDQPDNMILLTRFVITCCAADVYPVSLPVKIAESRSSYPPDRWLQIEGQVDVETTNGKRQVVIVARNITAIAEPKNPYDY; encoded by the coding sequence ATGTCCTCCCGATCAGCCCCCTTTTTACGTATTTATACTTACTGGCAAAAGTTTCTACCTTGGCTCGAATCCTGCGCGATCGCAGCTTGGGGAATCACCCTAACTAAACTCTGGCTCTTTGAACAGCTATATCTCTTAATCCACCCTAACTACATTCCACTTACAGTGATCGCAGGATTAGGGCTACTTTTTGTCGGTGGGGCAGAGGCTTGGCGAGTTGCTAAACGTCGGCGTAGCTATACCAGCAACCAGCAACACGTTAATCTCATCAAGCCATCCTTGAGTAGCAGTTTGCTTTTAATAGTGGCAGTTATTGCCCTATTCATCAATCCTCGCCCCTTTACTAGCGAAAAGGCGATTCATCGTGGCGTAATTGAAAATATTGCCGATGCTCGGACTATTCCAAAATCATTTCGTGCAAGTAACCGTCCTGAAGAACGCACACTTGTGGAATGGGTACGCACGATTAGTGCCTATCCTGAACCTGATGCTTACAAGGGTCAGAAAGTTAAAATTTCGGGTTTTGTTGTGCATTCTCCCGATCAGCCTGATAATATGATTTTGCTGACGAGATTCGTGATTACTTGTTGCGCTGCTGATGTTTATCCTGTAAGTTTACCTGTCAAGATTGCTGAAAGTCGTTCCAGTTATCCACCTGATCGCTGGTTGCAAATAGAAGGTCAAGTGGACGTAGAGACTACTAATGGTAAGCGCCAAGTTGTAATTGTGGCAAGGAATATTACAGCGATCGCTGAACCCAAGAATCCATATGATTACTAA
- a CDS encoding CocE/NonD family hydrolase produces MPPKLTSFHFKVDVQRQVKIPMRDRCNLTADIYRPKGVNTPLPVLLMRLPYGRAIASTCTYAHPSWYAHQGYIVVIQDVRGCGTSDGEFYPFRNEYEDGFDTVEWCAKKLDGSNGRIGMYGFSYQGVTQFQAAVQQPEGLVTICPSMATADLYHGWFYFGGAVCLDFDINWALQLAQNRAWYLKQEPQATKLFEAQKQSARWLESAPLSEIALFKNPDFGDFGKFFFDWIGNQQANDEYWQKLNPLSYFDRYDLPALHIAGWADIFIEATINTYHQAKSATKKPQHLIVAPWQHLPWLPKVGELDFGENAVSKIDQLQIDWFDFWLKEIDNGISDRSPIQLFLMGKNHWLDLPEFPQSSIIQNLYLASNKQLTPQSPINNHQLPDIYVYDPRNPNPSTNYGFYDQRNVHQRWDVMVYQSDELDEDLAIAGIPQFILYAATTAPDTDWVIKLLDIYPDGRQMLVSMGVLRTKFRNSWTEPEWIESDVVNKYLIDLRPTCQNFAKGHRIGIAISSSAFPIIERHSNTKKLPSEATISDFVEAIQQIFYGMEYPSHLQLPIC; encoded by the coding sequence ATGCCTCCTAAATTAACTTCTTTCCATTTCAAAGTTGATGTACAGCGTCAGGTAAAAATCCCGATGCGCGATCGCTGTAACTTAACTGCCGATATTTATCGCCCCAAGGGTGTCAATACGCCTTTACCAGTATTATTAATGCGTTTGCCCTATGGTCGGGCGATCGCTTCAACTTGCACCTATGCTCATCCCAGTTGGTATGCCCATCAAGGCTATATTGTCGTAATCCAAGATGTGCGCGGTTGCGGTACTTCTGATGGAGAGTTCTATCCATTTCGCAATGAATATGAAGATGGATTTGATACAGTGGAATGGTGCGCGAAGAAATTGGATGGCAGTAATGGGAGGATAGGGATGTATGGATTTTCCTATCAAGGCGTGACTCAGTTTCAAGCCGCAGTCCAGCAACCCGAAGGACTAGTTACCATTTGCCCAAGTATGGCAACGGCTGATTTATATCATGGTTGGTTCTATTTTGGTGGTGCAGTTTGCCTAGATTTTGACATCAATTGGGCGTTGCAACTTGCTCAAAATCGGGCATGGTACTTAAAACAGGAACCACAAGCTACAAAACTTTTTGAAGCTCAAAAACAATCTGCCAGATGGTTAGAATCTGCGCCATTAAGCGAAATTGCCCTGTTTAAGAATCCAGATTTTGGTGATTTTGGAAAATTCTTTTTTGATTGGATTGGAAATCAGCAAGCTAATGATGAATATTGGCAAAAGTTGAATCCTCTCAGTTATTTCGATCGCTATGACTTGCCAGCATTACATATTGCAGGATGGGCAGATATTTTTATCGAGGCGACGATTAATACCTATCATCAAGCTAAATCCGCAACTAAAAAGCCGCAACATTTGATAGTCGCGCCTTGGCAGCATTTGCCTTGGTTGCCAAAAGTTGGTGAGCTTGATTTTGGTGAAAATGCCGTTTCTAAAATCGATCAATTACAAATAGACTGGTTTGATTTCTGGCTCAAAGAAATTGATAACGGCATTAGCGATCGCTCTCCCATTCAACTTTTCTTAATGGGTAAAAATCACTGGCTCGATCTCCCAGAATTCCCCCAATCCTCAATCATCCAAAACCTCTACCTTGCCTCCAACAAACAATTAACCCCCCAATCACCAATTAACAATCACCAATTACCCGACATCTACGTCTACGATCCTCGCAATCCTAATCCCTCTACAAATTATGGATTTTACGATCAGCGCAATGTCCATCAACGTTGGGATGTTATGGTTTATCAAAGCGATGAACTTGACGAAGATTTAGCGATCGCAGGTATTCCCCAATTTATCCTCTACGCCGCAACTACTGCTCCAGATACTGATTGGGTGATTAAGCTTTTAGATATATATCCCGATGGTAGGCAAATGCTGGTCTCAATGGGAGTTTTAAGGACAAAATTCCGTAATTCATGGACTGAGCCTGAATGGATTGAATCTGACGTAGTTAATAAATATCTCATTGATCTTCGTCCTACTTGCCAAAATTTTGCCAAAGGACATCGGATTGGTATTGCTATTTCCAGTTCTGCTTTCCCGATCATTGAGCGACATTCCAATACAAAAAAGCTGCCATCAGAAGCAACTATAAGTGATTTTGTCGAAGCAATACAACAAATTTTTTATGGGATGGAATATCCTTCTCATTTACAATTACCAATATGCTAG